Proteins from a genomic interval of Heteronotia binoei isolate CCM8104 ecotype False Entrance Well chromosome 5, APGP_CSIRO_Hbin_v1, whole genome shotgun sequence:
- the LOC132572115 gene encoding zinc finger protein 883-like, which yields MWGPSVKMEVEFFEEEGSPLEEEQKAQAQECAQEALSHGSEETVLSLCGGVETAAAPAVQGPFSLEEVAVSFTETERVLLEPDQRTLYRDIMLEDYGNVASLESRDVQEAAVETDEGLESLSRRSQPNIPFPRELAAAGDGEESVGKFQGFSQGKAMNEKTEGNFENRDGPEKQEGNCGVKRMVKPIPYQEAGFHEIPDHSHNQWTPSEVNLFICSKTGMTFSNWRKGNVCFPKHSIMNAWKCSYCGKYFRYRPQLLLHQKIHAAQKHFEGTEGRKKFTIISSLQKHRRTHTGEKPFECSECGKRFSQSGHLQRHQRVHTGEKPYECSECGKRFSQSGSLQQHQRTHTGEKPFECAECGKRFSVSSSLRKHQTTHTGEKPFECSICGQRFSRSAHLKKHQRIHTGEKPFECSECGKRFSHGANLRYHQKTHTGEKPFECSECGKRFSRSSNLQQHQRTHTEEKPFECSDCGKRFRDSCSLLKHQTTHTGEKPFECLKCGQKFSQSGRLQEHQRTHTGEKPFECSECGERFSRSASLQYHQKTHTGEKPFECSECGQRFSRNSNLQQHQRTHTGEKPFECLECGKRFGRNAHLQEHQRTHTGEKPFGCSECGKTFGKSAHLQDHRRTHTGEKPFECTVCGKRFSWSGYLRKHQRIHTGEKPFECSYCGKRFSQSCHLQEHQRTHTGRETL from the exons atgtggggaccatctgtgaagatggaagtggagttctttgaggaggaagggtctcctttggaggaagagcagaaggCACAGGCACAGGAGTGTGCCCAAGAGGCCCTCTCACACG gcagtgaagagacggTGCTGAGTctttgtggaggagtggaaacgGCCGCTGCCcctgcagtccag ggtcccttttccttggaggaggtgGCTGTCTCATTTACTGAGACAGAAAGGGTTCTGCTGGAGCCGGACCAAAGAACTCTGTACAGGGACATAATGCTGGAGgactatgggaacgtggcctctctgg AAAGCAGGGATGTTCAAGAGGCTGCAGTGGAGACAGACGAAGGGCTGGAGAGTCTCTCAAGAAGATCTCAACCCAATATTCCCTTCCCGAGGGAGCTGGCTGCCG caggagatgGCGAGGAGTCAGTTGGGAAATTTCAGGGATTCTCTCAGGGAAAAGCCATGAATGAAAAGACTGAAGGAAACTTTGAGAATAGAGATGGACCAGAGAAGCAGGAAGGAAACTGTGGAGTGAAGAGGATGGTGAAGCCCATTCCTTACCAAGAAGCGGGCTTCCATGAAATCCCAGACCATAGCCATAACCAATGGACTCCCTCCGAAGTGAACTTATTCATCTGCTCCAAGACTGGAATGACGTTCTCCAATTGGAGAAAGGGTAATGTATGTTTTCCAAAGCACAGTATAATGAACGCATGGAAATGCAGTTATTGCGGAAAGTATTTCAGATACAGACCACAGTTGCTTCTACACCAAAAAATACACGCAGCACAGAAGCATTTTGAAGGCACAGAAGGACGGAAGAAATTCACTATTAtttccagtcttcaaaagcaccgaaggacccacacaggggagaaaccttttgaatgctcagagtgtggaaagagatttagtcagagtggccatcttcaacgacATCAAAgagtccacacaggggagaaaccgtatgaatgctcagagtgcggaaagcgattcagtcagagtggcagtcttcaacagcatcaaagaacccatacaggggagaaaccatttgaatgcgcagagtgtggaaaaagattcagtgtCAGTTCCAGTCTTCGAAAGCACCAaacaacccacacaggggagaagccttttgaatgttcaatcTGTGgacagagattcagtcggagtgccCATCTTAAAaagcatcaaagaattcacacaggggagaagccttttgaatgttcagagtgcggaaagagattcagtcatggtGCCAATCTTCGGtatcatcaaaaaacccacacaggggagaaaccttttgaatgttcagagtgtggaaagagattcagtcggagcagcaatcttcaacagcatcaaagaacccacacagaggagaaaccatttgaatgctcagattgtggaaaaAGATTCCGTGACAGTTGCAGTCTTCTAAAGCACCAaacaacccacacaggggagaagccttttgaatgtttaaAGTGTGGacagaaattcagtcagagtggtcgtcttcaagagcatcagagaacccacacaggggagaagccttttgaatgctcagaatgtggagaGAGATTCAGTCGTAGTGccagtcttcagtatcatcaaaaaacccacacaggggagaaaccttttgaatgttcagagtgcggacagagattcagtcggaatagcaatcttcaacagcatcaaagaacccacacaggggagaaaccttttgaatgtttagagtgtggaaagagattcggtcGGAATGCCCATcttcaagaacatcagagaacccacactggggagaaaccttttggatgttcagagtgtggaaagacatttgGTAAGAGTGCCCATCTTCAGGACcatcgaagaacccacacaggggagaaaccttttgaatgcacagtgtgtggaaagagattcagttggagtggttATCTTCGGAAGCACCAGAGAatccacacgggagagaaaccatttgaatgctcatattgtggaaagagattcagtcagagttgccatcttcaagaacatcaaagaactcatacagggagagaaaccctttga